The nucleotide window TCGCTGCATGCGCTGGTCGTAGTTTAAATCGGTGGTAACGGTGAAGATAAGGGTGCGCATACAAGGAAACAGCGGCGGCCGGTGCGCAGGAATCTGCCGCAAAACCGCGCTATCTGGGATATTTTTGACAAATTTAAGGAGTTAAAACTCGCGTACTGGTTAGCAGGGGTAGATGATGCTCCCCCGCGAACCGCCTTTTCTACCCGATGTCGACTAATCCTGTACCACCGGCTGACGCTGCAGCGCCACGGGCTCTCCCAGTCCCGCCCGCTGATTTCTACCGCGTCCTGTTCGAGGAAGCCTACGACGCCATCCTGCTCTTCGATGAGCAGGGCGGATTGGTCGATTGCAACCAGACTGCTCTGCGCCTGCTAGGCACCACCCGCACCACCCTGCTGACGGCGGGCCTGATGACCCTGGCCACGCCGGCCGCCGGCCCCAACTACTGGCAATCGGACGATGAGCTGCGCGCGGCCGTTCGAGACGCGGCCCGCACCGGCACCCGCTACGTCAAACGCTGGACGGGCCAACGGGCTGATGCAACGGCCCTGGACTCGGTGGCAACGCTGCACCGCGTGCCTGCTCCCAACGGCGCCGTGCGGGTGCAGCTGACCTTGCGCGACGTGGTGGAAACGGCAGCCCCGGCAACCGACGACACCATCACCCGGCAGCAGGCCCTGGACTTGTCGCAGGACCACCTGCGCGACCTGCTCAGCCGCACCAACCTGAGCTACGTGCGCGCCAACCGTGCCGGCATCATTGAAGATGTCAACGACTTTTTTCTGCACTACACCGAGTACACCCGGGAAGAAGTGCTGGGGCGGAGCTTTCACGAAACCTTCTCCCCGCCGGCCGACCGGGCCCGGATGCAACAGGCCTACCTGACCTGTATTGAAACCGAACAGCTGCTGGATTTCTACGAGCGTGCCATCATGACCAAATCGGGCCAGACCCGGATGGTGTACTGGCACGCCGAGTTTTCCCGCGACCTGAAGGGCCAGGTGACCGGCATATTTGTGGTGGGCCGCGACTATACCGACCGCCACGTGGCCGCCCGGGCCCTGACCGACAACCGCCACCGCCTGCAGGACTTTCTGGACAATGCCCACGACCTGATTCAGAACCTGAGCATCGACAACCGCTTCCTGTTCGTGAACAAGGCCTGGAAGGAAAAGCTAGGCTTCAGCGACGAGGACCTCTCGCAGATGACCCTGGGCGACGTGGTGCACCCCTATTACAAGGCCAAGCTGCTTTACCAGCTGCGCAACCTCTACAAGGGCGAGAAAGTCAACAAGCTCGAAACCGTCTTCCTGACCAAGACCGGCAAGCCGATCCACCTGATTGGCTCGATTTCCTGCTCCTGGCAGGATGATGAGCCCGTGAGCACCCGCGCCATTCTGCACGACATCACCGACCGCATCAAGGCCGAGCGGCTGCAGAAGGTGTACTACAGCATTGCCAACCTGGCCATCAGCTCCAAGGATTTACAGTCGCTCTACGGGGCCATTCACCGGGAGCTGAGCAAAATCATTGAAACCAATAACTTCTACATTGCCCTCTGCGACGACGCGCGCACCCAGCTGCAGTTCAGCTACTTTGTAGACCAGAATATTCAGGGTGAGCAGGGTTTGGTGTCGCGGCCGTTTTCGTCGGGCGTGTCGGAGTATATTATCCGCACCGGGCGGCCCCAGTACCTGCTGCGGGCCGAGTTGCAGGAGCTTATTGCCAACGGCACCATTACGGCCTTTGGGCTGATGCCGGAAGTGATGCTCTGCTCACCCCTGAGCATCGGGGAGCGAATTATCGGCGTGATTGCCGTGCAGGATTACCACAAGGCCGACGCCTACGCCGCGGCCGACATTGAGATTCTGCACTTCATCTCCAACCAGGTGGCCCTGGCCATTGAGCGCAAGCGCAATGAGGTGCAGATCAACAAGCAGAACGCCCGCCTGAACGCCATTTTCGAGAGCGGCTCCCACCTGATGTGGTCGGTAGACATGCACTCGCGCCTGACCTCGTTTAACCGCAACTACTCGGCTTACTTCCTGCGCCGCAACGGCGTATACCCGTCCCTGAATGTGAACCTCTGGCAGGCCGATCTGGGCATGATGGAGGAAGACGCCCGCGAGGCCTTTATTGAAAATTACCGCCGCGCGTTTCAGGGCCAGCCCCAGCGCTTCGAGGTACGCCTGCGCGACTCCCGCGGGCAGGATACGTGGCGGGAAATCTACCTCAACCCGATTTACCTCGATGATGGCACCTTCGAGGAAATTTCGGGCATGGCCCACGACATCACCGAGAAAAAACGCTCCCAGCTGGAGCTGGCGGCTCAGGAAGAGAAGTTCCGGGCCATCTTCGAGTCGTTCCAGGACGTGTACTACCGCACCGATGGCAAGGGCGTGCTTACGCTGGTGAGCCCCTCGGTATCGGACATGCTGGGCTACAAGCCCGAGGAGGTGATCGGCTCACCCATCATGGACTACTACGTGCGGCCCGAGCAGCGCGATGAGCTGCTGAGCAACATCCAGCAGTTTGGCGAGGCGCGCAACATTGAAATCGACATGCGCCACAAGGACGGGCACGCGGTAAGCGTACTGGTGAATGCCCGGCAGGTCAACGATGGTCCAGCGGGCACCGAAGGCATCGGGCGCGACATC belongs to Hymenobacter cellulosilyticus and includes:
- a CDS encoding PAS domain S-box protein, which produces MSTNPVPPADAAAPRALPVPPADFYRVLFEEAYDAILLFDEQGGLVDCNQTALRLLGTTRTTLLTAGLMTLATPAAGPNYWQSDDELRAAVRDAARTGTRYVKRWTGQRADATALDSVATLHRVPAPNGAVRVQLTLRDVVETAAPATDDTITRQQALDLSQDHLRDLLSRTNLSYVRANRAGIIEDVNDFFLHYTEYTREEVLGRSFHETFSPPADRARMQQAYLTCIETEQLLDFYERAIMTKSGQTRMVYWHAEFSRDLKGQVTGIFVVGRDYTDRHVAARALTDNRHRLQDFLDNAHDLIQNLSIDNRFLFVNKAWKEKLGFSDEDLSQMTLGDVVHPYYKAKLLYQLRNLYKGEKVNKLETVFLTKTGKPIHLIGSISCSWQDDEPVSTRAILHDITDRIKAERLQKVYYSIANLAISSKDLQSLYGAIHRELSKIIETNNFYIALCDDARTQLQFSYFVDQNIQGEQGLVSRPFSSGVSEYIIRTGRPQYLLRAELQELIANGTITAFGLMPEVMLCSPLSIGERIIGVIAVQDYHKADAYAAADIEILHFISNQVALAIERKRNEVQINKQNARLNAIFESGSHLMWSVDMHSRLTSFNRNYSAYFLRRNGVYPSLNVNLWQADLGMMEEDAREAFIENYRRAFQGQPQRFEVRLRDSRGQDTWREIYLNPIYLDDGTFEEISGMAHDITEKKRSQLELAAQEEKFRAIFESFQDVYYRTDGKGVLTLVSPSVSDMLGYKPEEVIGSPIMDYYVRPEQRDELLSNIQQFGEARNIEIDMRHKDGHAVSVLVNARQVNDGPAGTEGIGRDITEFKQMQDDLRRAKEEAETALEAKTQFLANMSHELRTPMNGIIGMIDLLHQTVASEEQEEYVDTLRKSSDALLAILNDILDLSKIQAGKLQLNESGIDLHYTLDKIHSLFANRANQKKLKFTYFITSHTPRFIITDETRVLQILSNLTSNAIKFTAAGTVSIIVSSVSTDGVEHTLRFAVQDSGIGISPANAKLLFTNFTQLDTTPTKAFGGTGLGLAISKQLAELLGGEIGMISNTDDGSTFWFTMRCRVAYNEEEIVQERVASRDRSHEIMRLETAPRVLLVDDNPINQKVAVRLLDKLGCQIDVANDGFEAISKATAPTGDYEMIFMDIQMPEMDGITAMHEIRQRLGRSCPPIVAMTAYSMKEDAERFVQQGMDDYISKPVKSQDLYTVLLRWTGAAERMAALHLSAAPETPAAPEVTEPTVAYTAAGEAEETADTTFIDPEVLEQLRQLGGAEFAAQLYSDFEQEAGELLTEAQELVDQKQYEQILPHLHQLKGTGFTLGINELAECVKSLEHDLKKGQLDHVERDFRTIMRHFTAFTRTYPAVTQGS